The following coding sequences lie in one Rhizobium rhododendri genomic window:
- a CDS encoding metallopeptidase family protein encodes MARIDQSDDWRDRHAPTISAFESLAAEAYGHLPEEFRALTGNLSIEVEDFPDDEIFDDMALETPFDLLGLFEGRGISERFTVETGEMPNRIRLYRRPIIDYWAENDETLGDIITHVLIHEIGHHFGLSDDDMERIEASAEEATDR; translated from the coding sequence ATGGCCCGCATTGACCAGAGCGACGATTGGCGGGATCGCCACGCGCCGACAATCAGCGCATTCGAATCGCTCGCTGCCGAAGCCTACGGCCATCTGCCGGAGGAATTCCGCGCGCTGACCGGCAACCTGTCAATCGAGGTCGAGGATTTCCCAGATGACGAGATCTTCGATGACATGGCGCTGGAAACGCCCTTCGACCTGCTCGGCCTGTTCGAAGGCCGCGGCATTTCCGAGCGCTTTACGGTAGAGACCGGCGAGATGCCCAACCGCATCCGCCTCTATCGCCGGCCTATCATCGATTACTGGGCCGAGAACGACGAGACGCTGGGCGATATCATCACCCACGTCCTGATCCACGAAATCGGCCACCATTTCGGCCTCAGCGATGACGATATGGAACGCATCGAGGCCAGCGCCGAGGAAGCCACGGATCGCTGA
- a CDS encoding Y-family DNA polymerase yields the protein MPLSNGQQRILALTFPRLSTDRIARKRWGLSWRTTGRPETPPLVCAGRVKNAMRLTALEAAAEGIGLKAGQGVAEARAICPDLDVVEDDDAADRRLLEAMADWCDRYTPLVSLDGRDGLFLDITGCAHLFGGERALLKDVLHRLFHLGLEVRGAISSSPGLSWAVARFGRSGIVEADEMETVLAPLPVASLRLDGPTVAALQKLGLKQVGDIISAARAPLARRFGAHLLLRLDQALGLDEEPISPRRPVASLSAERRLIEPVQAEEDILLLAGQLGAALKPGLEARGIGGRMFELLLFRVDGAVFRISAGASKPLREPKRIAALFSERIKAVHDDLDAGFGYEIVRLNVLQHEVFDALQADFTADGPSEQSLSAFVDQVAARLGRACLQALELAESHVPERAALFVPAADVLSDKLRQTTGTTVGAGRSERPLRLFRTPEPVETFMAEVPEGPPQRFRWRRTMHEVLRAEGPERLAREWWIDGEAAPPRDYFRLEVQSGHRFWMFREGLYGHGAPPRWLMHGVFA from the coding sequence CTGCCGCTGTCGAACGGCCAGCAGCGCATTCTGGCCCTCACGTTTCCCCGGCTGTCGACAGATCGGATCGCGCGCAAGCGCTGGGGTCTGTCGTGGCGTACCACCGGGCGTCCTGAGACGCCGCCGCTGGTTTGCGCCGGACGGGTGAAAAATGCCATGCGGCTGACAGCCCTGGAAGCAGCGGCCGAGGGCATCGGTCTGAAGGCTGGCCAGGGCGTCGCCGAAGCACGGGCCATCTGTCCCGACCTCGATGTGGTCGAGGACGATGATGCGGCCGACCGGCGACTGCTGGAGGCGATGGCAGACTGGTGCGACCGCTATACACCGCTGGTCTCGCTGGATGGTCGTGACGGCCTGTTCCTCGATATTACCGGCTGCGCCCATCTTTTCGGGGGTGAGCGGGCACTGCTGAAGGATGTGCTGCACCGGCTGTTTCATCTCGGTCTGGAGGTGCGGGGCGCCATTTCATCTTCGCCGGGCCTCTCCTGGGCCGTCGCCCGCTTTGGCCGCAGCGGCATTGTCGAAGCGGATGAGATGGAGACTGTGCTGGCGCCATTGCCCGTGGCGTCGCTCAGGCTCGACGGACCGACCGTCGCCGCCCTGCAGAAGCTCGGCTTGAAGCAGGTCGGCGATATCATCTCTGCCGCCCGGGCGCCATTGGCACGACGGTTCGGCGCGCATCTGCTTTTGCGCCTTGATCAGGCGTTGGGCCTTGACGAGGAGCCGATTTCGCCGCGACGTCCGGTGGCTAGCCTTTCTGCCGAACGGCGCCTCATCGAGCCGGTTCAGGCCGAGGAGGATATCCTGCTGCTGGCGGGCCAGCTCGGGGCTGCCCTGAAGCCGGGGCTGGAAGCCCGTGGTATCGGCGGCCGGATGTTCGAACTGCTGCTGTTCAGGGTCGACGGTGCCGTGTTCCGGATTTCGGCCGGTGCGTCGAAGCCGTTGCGCGAGCCGAAACGCATTGCCGCGCTGTTTTCCGAGCGCATCAAGGCCGTGCATGATGATCTCGATGCCGGTTTCGGTTACGAGATTGTCCGGCTGAACGTGCTGCAGCACGAAGTTTTCGATGCGCTTCAGGCGGATTTTACTGCCGATGGACCATCGGAGCAGTCGCTTTCCGCCTTTGTCGATCAGGTCGCAGCGCGGCTCGGGCGGGCCTGTCTGCAGGCACTGGAACTGGCGGAAAGTCACGTGCCGGAGCGGGCGGCCCTGTTCGTGCCCGCAGCGGACGTGCTGTCCGACAAGCTGCGGCAGACCACCGGCACGACGGTCGGGGCCGGCCGGTCCGAGCGACCGCTGCGGCTGTTCCGGACGCCGGAGCCGGTCGAGACGTTCATGGCCGAGGTGCCGGAAGGTCCGCCACAGAGATTTCGCTGGCGGCGCACGATGCACGAGGTGCTGCGCGCCGAGGGGCCTGAGCGGCTGGC
- a CDS encoding DUF1737 domain-containing protein, whose amino-acid sequence MKLYRFLTGPDDSAFCHKVSAALSKGWVLSGSPTYAFNAATGVMQCGQAVVKDVPGKDYDPEMKLSEQ is encoded by the coding sequence ATGAAACTCTATCGCTTCCTCACCGGTCCGGACGATTCCGCCTTCTGTCACAAGGTATCGGCGGCCCTTTCCAAGGGCTGGGTGCTATCGGGTTCGCCGACCTATGCCTTCAACGCCGCAACCGGCGTCATGCAGTGCGGCCAGGCCGTGGTGAAGGATGTTCCGGGCAAGGATTACGATCCAGAGATGAAGCTCTCGGAGCAGTAG
- a CDS encoding ImuA family protein, producing MASNAVARETLFALRETIARLEGKSVPALSAAEHDRLGNESAVSGRVPSGGKALLSSGVADLDVALKGGFPLDALTEIRSSSLRDAGAATGFVLALAARLRARDNHTIVSPVLWIGETMVMLEAGLPYALGLQDFGVMPRGFLHAAPRKLEEALWLAEEALASAVFTLVVLEVRGNPAHFGLTESRRLSLRAKAAGRPLFVLRQAGQEEASSALLRLHIEPAPASARPLPDGSMLGGSIGNPSFRLTLEKSRNPAPLSFVLEWNAHDRQFFPVNRQPAAVERPAAHSGPHVSPAVDRSDRAQALGSVVAYHRAS from the coding sequence ATGGCTAGCAATGCCGTGGCGCGGGAGACGCTTTTTGCCCTGCGCGAAACCATCGCCCGTCTGGAAGGCAAGTCCGTGCCAGCCCTTTCGGCGGCCGAGCACGATCGCCTGGGCAACGAAAGTGCTGTCTCGGGCCGGGTCCCTTCCGGGGGAAAGGCGCTGCTCTCGAGCGGTGTTGCGGATCTCGATGTGGCGCTCAAGGGGGGCTTTCCCCTCGATGCGCTTACCGAAATACGCTCCTCCAGCTTGCGCGATGCAGGGGCTGCGACCGGCTTCGTGCTGGCGCTGGCAGCAAGGCTCAGGGCGCGCGACAACCATACCATCGTCTCGCCGGTCCTCTGGATCGGCGAGACGATGGTAATGCTGGAAGCAGGCCTGCCCTATGCCTTGGGCCTACAGGATTTCGGCGTCATGCCACGCGGCTTCCTGCACGCGGCGCCGCGAAAACTCGAAGAGGCGCTGTGGCTGGCGGAGGAGGCGCTTGCCAGTGCCGTCTTTACCCTCGTGGTGCTCGAGGTGCGCGGCAATCCCGCCCATTTCGGCCTGACGGAAAGTCGCCGGCTGAGCCTGCGGGCCAAGGCTGCCGGGCGACCGTTGTTTGTCCTCAGGCAAGCCGGGCAGGAAGAGGCAAGCAGCGCCCTTCTGCGCCTTCATATCGAACCCGCGCCGGCCTCGGCGCGGCCTTTGCCGGACGGATCGATGCTGGGCGGCAGCATCGGAAACCCGTCCTTCCGTCTCACCCTGGAAAAGAGCCGCAACCCGGCTCCCCTGTCATTTGTCCTCGAATGGAATGCCCATGACCGCCAATTTTTCCCTGTCAACCGGCAGCCTGCCGCTGTCGAACGGCCAGCAGCGCATTCTGGCCCTCACGTTTCCCCGGCTGTCGACAGATCGGATCGCGCGCAAGCGCTGGGGTCTGTCGTGGCGTACCACCGGGCGTCCTGA